The sequence TAAGGAAGCATCTTCAATGTGTTCTCCATGTTTTCCTTGTGCAAAATAGTAGCGGAGATCTTGATGCTAAATTTATTTTTCCTGCATGGTTTTCCGTTTACTTATGTTCTGAATCTGCATCATCATGGTTTCAGTACCTTCGGGTCTTTTTGCATACTGTGCGATCCCATCCACCCAGGCCTTCCAGGTTTTCGCGAAGACTTCTACTCCGTACACCTCCTCCATGGGCTGCCTCATCCTCGCACTCCACCTGGAGACGTCACGGACCGCTGCGTGTTTCCAACAGACACCCATCCACACATGAGGATACACAGTATACACAGTTCACACAGTATGGGACTACATTGGCAGTTAAAGACAATGAGAGGTAGAGAGCGTGTACCCTCGTAGAGCTCCAGGTCCTGCTGGGAAACAAAGGCGTTGGATCCCCATACAACCATCCTGCTGATCAGGTCGGGGTTCTTAGCTGCGGCCATCATGGCGGTGATTCCTCCGTCACTCCACCCCAGGAGAGAGAACTTGTCAAAGCCCAGTGCCTGACAATTAAATGAAAATTACTAAACATTCCTAACAAAGTCCCTACTTTTTTTTTACGTTTGATATGCAACAAACGCAGAAATGACAGTGGAATGCAATAGGTAAAACAAGGACATACTTGTGTGAACATTTGTGTGCATTGGTTGCTAAACCAAGTGTTAATTAACAAACTGTGTGTTTGATTTCAATATTATCCTCTGTGTCAGAGAAACTCGCAGAATGCATTAGATCTGAGCATTAATGCTTAGTTTTTAGTTATATAATATGAAAAAGGGGTAGGACACTTAATAAGTATTTAACATAATAATACTGTTTTCTTAATAtatgttttcataataaaatacaattttAGGTTTCTTCTTTTGAGGATTTATTAGAGGAGGTATTTTTTTGATATAACCTCATTCTTTAACATTTGAGGAAGAGTTTTGCTTATTTTAAGTCTATTAAGTGTTATAGAAAATATATTATGGTATGTTAATTATTATTCTGATGCCACATGGATTTCACTCCACAATCCTGTGGGTTTTTTAGCTGCTGGGACTATTTAATACTGCATTCTTTTTATTTGATATCCCCTTTgtcttttaattattattatattttttaatctTGCTTTaagttttcctttttttttttaaaatggcaTTGAACTCAAATGTATGCTCTGAGATGTACACACCATCTGTCTTCCAAGCATATGATGCTACAGGCTTCTCTGCAAACTTTGCAATTCAGGTGGTAATAATTATCAACAGGCTGATCAACAGACCTTCATCAGATCCACTGCGTCCTGTGCATCCCTCTCAAAGAAGTCAGGTGGGAAGTCTCTGTCTGGGGGGCGTGACTTTCCGTAACCACGGGGATCCCATCCCACCACAGTGAAGCGCTCTTTATTCAGAGACTTCAgttggggtccaaaatcagTCCGAGTGCACCCTGGAGGAACATAAAATAACAAAGTTCTGTAAACGATATAAGGCAGAGAGAAAAAGAGGAATGTTGTTGTATTTACCCAGAGCGCCAGGAAGCAACAGCACAGGGTGTTTCCCGCTGCCCGTCTGCTCGTAGAACAGATCCACTCCATTAACACGCTGCCTGCCCAAGGCCATCGACGAGCTGCAGGGAAACACACAGGTAGACTGATTTTGACAGCTAATTGCTGTACGACATTGTTGTGTTATTGTTCTCAGTCTGTAGTTAGGGCATTATTACAGCTAGGTTGACTCTAATGTGAATGTGATGATTATCTGTCCTGTTTCTCAGCTTGCGACACTACACATCATTCTGATCTGCTGTTAAACAGGAGTCTTGCTGTGAGGAGGGCCTGTGGCCACATGTCAGGAAGGGGGATGTAATAAATACATGCTGCACAGATAAAGGGACCGAGTACAACATTTAAACAAAGCAAAAAGTCACAGAGGAAAATGCTTCAGTTCAGACGAAGTCTTGATGATTAGTGCAGGTACTGTGTCCACATGTCCTGATAGAGAATATTCTGTAGGCATTTGGCAGAACTTCCCCTGAGATATTATTTGTTATTgattttatttgttattattgACTGATGTTATTTGTTTTATGATGTAGAACTTGAcgttatttaaataaatgtgacAATTTTAAGCATGGCCTACCATTGATAACACAATTGCATAGTAGGCCCTTTTTCTATATTGTTggaactcagcccatttgaagcAAGAATTGACACCATTGCACTTTTACTTTCTCTATTTCTGAACTGTTATTTGTTATTGATTGTCTCTGTTTTTGAACTGATGTTATTTGTTGTAGATATATTGTTATattgttatagaacgatacatttgaccattttaagcttggcctaccattttattggagcgatgaggaacaggtggggcttgaaaaggcccacctgttcaaagtggggaatgacagaaaacgtttgagaaccactgtactatacagagatgctgtatgagaaaccaatgtgagtttggaacatttcaCAATacaaatctattctagtagacctcaacaatggaattatggtcagtagaaatggccaagacatgggacctttaacagtgGACATAatgcgccatctagtggcttTAAATCAAACAAACCACGAGAGAGATTCTGCTGAAAAGACGAGGAACATGTTGAGTTGCAATTGCAAACCTAGGTTGCAAACAGCAGGGCAGACATTTCCTGTTTCACACTGCAACGCTCCGTGGTTAAAGTCCAGATTTAGATGTGGATATTAACATGCAAACATCTAACATAATTCCCTTACCAGTACGACTGGACAGCTGTCATGGCTCTCTTTGTGTCAGTTCTGGGTTTGAAGAAACGTCCTCTCAGTAAAAACAACGCCATTCCTCACGACTCCAGACTGAGCAGGTCTCCGCTGCAGGTCTACAAAAGATGGTTAAAGATTAAACAAAGTCTCTTTCTGACTGCAGTCATGCATTCCTGCACTGCACATTTGTTGTGGGTAAATAGGAAATTGCAGTCAGTTTGGCACTTTCCACGTAGTCTTTTGACGTTTTAAAAAAGAGCGAAAGTACGAAAACGAAACGAAAGGCAATACAACGGGAAGGTGTATAGTGTTGTAATGAATTATTCTAGCACTGTAGGCCTATACAGTGCtagaataattaattaaaacAGTAGTTGACAGATCGTTGACATTTTGTTAGCAAGAGACAAAAGGCAGTTGTTATTTTCAGACAATAATTTCCACGTAAAGCTCCATAGAAagccccatttattaattaatacattatttaacatTGGACAACCTTAACATAGGCTACTAACTCTCACATTTTTTGAGTAATCTGTTTGCTTGTAAAATTAAGTATACCTTTCTATGGGCTATGCCAGAATacaaattcatttatttaaagttTTTCTTTTTGAATAATTTAGATTCCACCATAAACACGTTCCCACTAAGTGACGTTCAGGCCAAATCGTCCCGAAAAATACAAAGCCTTCTTTAGACCTTTGATAAACAAACTA is a genomic window of Pseudochaenichthys georgianus chromosome 4, fPseGeo1.2, whole genome shotgun sequence containing:
- the bphl gene encoding valacyclovir hydrolase, whose protein sequence is MALFLLRGRFFKPRTDTKRAMTAVQSYCSSMALGRQRVNGVDLFYEQTGSGKHPVLLLPGALGCTRTDFGPQLKSLNKERFTVVGWDPRGYGKSRPPDRDFPPDFFERDAQDAVDLMKALGFDKFSLLGWSDGGITAMMAAAKNPDLISRMVVWGSNAFVSQQDLELYEAVRDVSRWSARMRQPMEEVYGVEVFAKTWKAWVDGIAQYAKRPEGSICMELLPLISCPTLIIHGEKDPMVPNFHPQYLLKHIKGSQLHLMPEGKHNLHLRYADEFNKLVENFMED